In a genomic window of Rhopalosiphum maidis isolate BTI-1 chromosome 4, ASM367621v3, whole genome shotgun sequence:
- the LOC113556134 gene encoding glucosamine-6-phosphate isomerase produces the protein MRLIIMDNANKVSEWAAKYVAKRIRHFNPGPDRYFVLGLPTGGTPLGMYEYLIKYYKAGDISFKYVKTFNMDEYVGIPRDHVESYHYYMMTNFFTHVDIDPNNAHILDGNAVDLQAECMNYERLIEEAGGIHLFIGGIGPDGHIAFNEPGSSLVSKTRVKTLARETLEANARFFDNDIDKVPKQALTVGVGTVMKAETVMILITGSHKAFALHKAIEEGVNHMWTVSAFQQHSKTIILCDEDATLELKVKTVKYFKALGAVHEKLIEDNSDS, from the exons ATGAGGTTGATTATAATGGATAATGCAAACAAAGTTTCGGAATGGGCTGCCAAATATGTGGCAAAGAGGATAAGACACTTCAACCCAGGACCCGACAGATATTTTGTCTTAGGTTTACCAACGG GTGGAACGCCATTGGGTATGTACGAGtacttaatcaaatattataaggcCGGAGATATTTCGTTCAAGTACGTCAAGACTTTTAATATGGATGAATACGTGG GAATACCAAGAGATCACGTGGAGagctatcattattatatgatgacAAATTTTTTCACACACGTCGATATAGATCCAAATAACGCACATATCCTGGATGGCAACGCCGTAGACTTGCAGGCAGAGTGCATGAATTACGAACGGCTGATAGAAGAGGCTGGCGGTATTCACTTATTTATTGGAG GCATCGGCCCGGATGGTCATATAGCGTTCAACGAGCCCGGTTCGTCATTGGTATCTAAGACTCGAGTGAAAACATTGGCCCGAGAGACATTGGAGGCAAATGCCAGATTTTTCGACAACGATATTGATAAAGTCCCAAAACAGGCACTGACGGTTGGCGTAGGAACGGTTATGAAAGCCGAAACG GTCATGATATTGATCACAGGATCACACAAGGCGTTCGCTTTACATAAAGCCATCGAGGAAGGAGTCAATCACATGTGGACCGTTTCGGCGTTTCAACAAcattcaaaaacaattatattatgtgatgaGGACGCTACATTAGAATTGAAAGTTAagactgtaaaatattttaag
- the LOC113557440 gene encoding signal recognition particle receptor subunit beta gives MSLTVIKAPWKDYYLFKELLLALIVVLFTVLLFVLWKKGRKTNRDVLIVGLCDSGKTALFSYLLYNKPIQSFTSQVENMGEFKSKKNLLRIVDIPGHERVFTKYWDAYKMNCKGVMFVLDSETVQTDICDVAELLYRVLTDETIQSNKSKIIILCNKQDKMMAKGSEVIKTLLEKELDTLRLTKSNQLESIDGKKNKTLLGKKKKNFEFSHCQMAVEFAEVITSSSDVVLEPIKDWLENIQ, from the exons ATGTCTTTGACCGTGATCAAAGCGCCATGGAAAGATTATTATCTCTTTAAAGAGCTACTGCTGGCTTTGATCGTCGTGCTCTTTACTGTCC tattgtttgttttatggAAGAAAGGTCGCAAGACCAACCGAGATGTACTGATTGTGGGGTTGTGTGATTCGGGTAAGACTGCTCTGTTTTCATACTTGTTGTACAATAAGCCAATACAATCTTTCACGTCCCAAGTGGAAAACATGGGCGAGTTTAAAAGCAAAAAA AACTTGTTACGCATAGTTGACATTCCGGGACATGAAAGAGTATTCACAAAGTATTGGGATGCTTACAAAATGAACTGTAAAGGTGTTATGTTTGTGTTGGATTCAGAAACTGTTCAAACCGACATATGTGATGTGGCCGA gttATTATACAGAGTTTTAACTGATGAAACAATTCAGTCcaacaaaagtaaaattataatactatgtaataaACAAGACAAAATGATGGCCAAGGGATCAGAAGTGATCAAGACCTTGCTCGAAAAAGAATT GGATACATTGAGGTTAACAAAATCAAATCAGTTGGAGAGCATTGACGGTAAAAAGAATAAGACCCTGTTGGGTAAAAAGAagaagaattttgaattttctcaCTGTCAGATGGCAGTAGAGTTTGCGGAAGTAATTACTTCATCCTCAGACGTAGTTCTAGAACCAATTAAAGACTGGTTAGAAAATATTCagtaa